A single Caretta caretta isolate rCarCar2 chromosome 2, rCarCar1.hap1, whole genome shotgun sequence DNA region contains:
- the CATSPERD gene encoding cation channel sperm-associated auxiliary subunit delta, giving the protein MGGIASWRCTVEKLAYSGLSFSARDKASGTILSFTRTEPSLLQYPCNDGDPWGRPNPAVYLGQVVFLSTDGFESSLLPLTIPSELETPNASVSATAFVKKDRLAMVINGRVYLYIFVAGEQEWLPVQGIDSLVTELSNTHCCYPGQDPDCQAISMTIFAYETGHSASKSHIFLSEDGGYTFTPLKLSPEVHGVLLGVYNFVSLSQIGILINHTQSGREGKRGGAYFTYIGGNMSNMYSHISMGFHLKSTGGPDVRSIQHPHLWGFTILWTKDTLLISSNNGLLVEPVTVQQQQVPPTTFHSFPGSGLCHVVTSNSEIAVLTQDHQLFHGSLDMVSRTMVHIGENGHQKGLCSAVLMFDKVGMLTVLSPVPTNSSSAYNFQKCTFNVQWLLMDIWPFLQECPVKILKGHFHNKIYYIDMQQKLNLSATFVPKPGTGAFPVVTVSNPYVLGFQAKITEGGYTHDRNTKYSLHMQLLQQCFSGMADPHFSDTFPSGGMSVLTVDIPNKGACCIDMHPLSALIKVGCPPTKHIKVFKNTTACSKGLFNQGTLQDNFTYSISHNLYDPNFLATPQLDQSDLEVLYKYNELGCPLLLYYDTPWLPVLELWENNTFVEYVSADFVVFEVNGMYNYDYLLTAAEANCISQPQNWTALIQKQDSPNPHTAWSRMNYESCKNHDGPKLVSPSAKYQILAQNKKNKITFSHYNGFYIFKVIVVDKLYSYCELSATVSVYVTGALPKTFLHAWTMLTAFLTIILIAILMGYLLHKLSLMKKSPKVKVF; this is encoded by the coding sequence ATGGGAGGCATTGCTTCCTGGAGATGCACTGTTGAGAAGCTAGCGTATTCAGGTCTGTCCTTCAGTGCCCGGGACAAAGCGTCAGGCACCATCCTGAGTTTCACCCGCACTGAACCTTCCCTTCTACAGTACCCATGTAATGATGGTGACCCTTGGGGACGCCCCAATCCAGCTGTGTACCTGGGACAGGTGGTTTTCCTCAGCACAGATGGATTTGAAAGTAGCCTCCTGCCACTGACCATCCCTTCTGAGCTAGAGACCCCAAATGCCTCAGTCAGTGCCACGGCCTTTGTGAAGAAAGATCGGTTAGCAATGGTGATAAATGGACGGGTCTATCTCTACATCTTCGTGGCTGGGGAGCAGGAATGGCTCCCAGTACAGGGGATCGATTCCTTGGTCACTGAGCTCTCGAACACCCACTGCTGCTACCCAGGGCAGGACCCAGACTGCCAGGCCATCAGTATGACTATTTTTGCCTATGAGACTGGGCATTCAGCCTCCAAAAGCCACATCTTCCTGTCAGAGGATGGGGGCTACACGTTCACCCCTCTGAAGCTGAGCCCAGAAGTGCACGGGGTGCTGCTTGGTGTCTACAATTTTGTTTCCCTCTCCCAGATTGGGATTCTCATCAACCACACCCAAAGTGGtagggaagggaaaagaggaggGGCCTATTTCACATACATTGGAGGCAACATGAGCAACATGTACAGCCACATCTCCATGGGCTTCCACCTGAAGTCCACCGGGGGCCCAGATGTCCGGAGTATCCAGCACCCTCACCTGTGGGGCTTTACCATCCTCTGGACCAAAGACACACTGCTGATCTCCTCCAATAATGGCTTGCTTGTGGAGCCAGTGACTGTGCAGCAGCAACAGGTGCCTCCCACAACCTTCCATTCTTTCCCTGGCAGCGGCCTCTGCCACGTGGTCACCAGCAACAGTGAGATTGCAGTCCTGACCCAGGACCATCAGCTCTTCCATGGCAGCCTAGACATGGTCTCCAGAACTATGGTGCACATTGGAGAGAACGGCCACCAGAAAGGCCTGTGCAGTGCGGTGCTGATGTTTGACAAGGTAGGGATGCTAACCGTGTTGAGCCCTGTACCTACTAATAGTTCCTCTGCCTATAACTTCCAGAAATGCACCTTCAATGTGCAGTGGCTGCTCATGGACATTTGGCCATTTCTGCAAGAGTGCCCAGTTAAGATCCTCAAGGGCCATTTCCATAACAAGATCTATTACATCGACATGCAGCAGAAGCTGAACCTTAGTGCCACGTTTGTGCCAAAGCCAGGCACTGGGGCTTTTCCAGTGGTGACTGTGAGCAACCCTTATGTGCTAGGGTTCCAGGCAAAGATAACAGAGGGTGGGTACACACATGACAGGAACACCAAGTACAGCTTACAcatgcagctgctgcagcagtgttTCTCTGGCATGGCAGACCCTCATTTCAGTGACACATTCCCTTCTGGCGGGATGTCTGTCCTTACTGTGGACATCCCCAACAAAGGCGCCTGCTGCATTGATATGCATCCTTTGTCTGCACTTATCAAAGTAGGTTGCCCACCTACTAAACatattaaagtttttaaaaacacaacagcATGCAGCAAAGGCTTATTTAATCAAGGCACACTGCAAGATAACTTCACTTATTCTATCAGCCACAATTTATATGATCCAAATTTTCTTGCCACACCACAGTTAGATCAAAGTGATCTTGAAGTTCTGTACAAGTATAATGAACTGGGGTGTCCTCTTCTGCTGTATTATGACACTCCTTGGTTGCCAGTCCTTGAACTGTGGGAAAACAATACATTTGTGGAGTACGTTTCTGCTGACTTTGTTgtgtttgaagtcaatggaatgtaTAATTATGATTATCTCTTGACAGCTGCTGAAGCCAATTGTATCTCTCAACCTCAGAATTGGACTGCTTTGATACAAAAGCAAGATTCTCCAAATCCACATACTGCATGGAGCAGAATGAACTATGAAAGCTGTAAGAATCACGATGGACCTAAATTAGTATCACCCTCAGCCAAATATCAAATTCTTGctcaaaataaaaagaacaagaTCACTTTTTCACACTATAATGGCTTTTATATCTTTAAAGTCATTGTTGTGGACAAATTATACAGTTACTGTGAATTGTCTGCAACTGTCAGTGTATATGTCACTGGAGCTCTCCCAAAGACTTTCTTACATGCTTGGACAATGCTGACAGCTTTTCTGACTATCATTCTGATTGCAATTTTGATGGGATACCTCTTACATAAACTATCACTTATGAAAAAATCCCCAAAAGTTAAAGTATTTTGA